A region of Drosophila mauritiana strain mau12 chromosome 3L, ASM438214v1, whole genome shotgun sequence DNA encodes the following proteins:
- the LOC117140135 gene encoding allatostatins MIP — MAHTKTRRTYGFLMVLLILGSACGNLVASGSAGSPPSNEPGGGGLSEQVVLDQLSESDLYGNNKRAWQSLQSSWGKRSSSGDASDPDIYMTGHFVPLVITDGTNTIDWDTFERLASGNGQSAQQQQQQPLQQQSQSGEDFDDLAGESDVEKRAWKSMNVAWGKRRQAQGWNKFRGAWGKREPTWNNLKGMWGKRDQWQKLHGGWGKRSQLPSN, encoded by the coding sequence ATGGCTCACACTAAAACGCGGAGAACTTACGGCTTTCTGATGGTGCTTCTCATCCTGGGCAGCGCTTGTGGAAATTTGGTAGCCAGTGGCAGTGCTGGCAGTCCACCCTCCAATGAACCAGGAGGCGGAGGCCTGTCCGAACAGGTGGTACTGGATCAACTTAGCGAGAGCGACCTGTACGGCAACAACAAGCGCGCCTGGCAATCGCTGCAGAGCTCGTGGGGCAAGCGGTCCTCCAGCGGAGACGCCAGCGATCCGGACATCTACATGACCGGTCACTTTGTTCCGCTGGTAATCACGGATGGCACCAACACCATCGATTGGGACACCTTCGAGCGGCTGGCCAGTGGAAATGGACAATccgcacagcagcagcagcaacagccgctCCAGCAGCAATCGCAGTCTGGCGAGGATTTCGATGACCTCGCAGGCGAGTCGGATGTGGAGAAGCGGGCCTGGAAGAGCATGAACGTGGCCTGGGGAAAGAGGAGGCAGGCGCAGGGCTGGAACAAGTTCAGGGGCGCCTGGGGCAAGCGCGAGCCCACCTGGAACAACCTGAAGGGCATGTGGGGCAAACGCGACCAGTGGCAGAAGCTCCACGGCGGCTGGGGCAAGCGCTCCCAGTTGCCCAGCAACTAA